A genome region from Thalassotalea euphylliae includes the following:
- the rlmE gene encoding 23S rRNA (uridine(2552)-2'-O)-methyltransferase RlmE, translating into MSKKKHSASSKRWLDEHFDDEYVKKAQKLGLRSRAVFKIEEINNKDKLIKAGMKVVDLGAAPGGWSEYAVKQVGDDGQVVACDILPMDPIAGVDFLQGDFREEAVLEALLERINGKDIDVVMSDMAANFTGNDAADSARSMYLVELALDMCHQVLKKNGAFVVKVFQGEGFDQFMKEVKAVFKVVKTRKPDSSRARSREVYLVATGFKL; encoded by the coding sequence GTGAGTAAGAAAAAACACAGTGCCAGCAGTAAGCGCTGGCTAGATGAACACTTTGACGATGAATACGTAAAAAAGGCGCAAAAGCTTGGCCTTCGCTCAAGAGCGGTATTTAAAATTGAAGAGATTAACAATAAAGACAAGTTGATCAAAGCCGGTATGAAGGTCGTAGATCTTGGTGCAGCGCCCGGTGGCTGGTCTGAATACGCCGTTAAGCAGGTTGGCGATGATGGACAGGTTGTCGCGTGTGATATTTTGCCGATGGACCCAATAGCTGGCGTTGATTTTCTGCAAGGTGACTTTCGTGAAGAAGCGGTACTTGAAGCGCTTTTAGAGCGTATCAACGGTAAAGACATTGATGTTGTAATGTCAGATATGGCTGCAAACTTTACGGGTAACGACGCCGCAGACTCGGCTCGCAGTATGTACTTAGTTGAGCTGGCATTAGATATGTGTCATCAAGTTTTGAAGAAAAACGGCGCTTTTGTGGTCAAAGTATTTCAGGGAGAGGGCTTTGATCAGTTTATGAAAGAAGTTAAAGCCGTTTTCAAGGTAGTTAAAACTCGTAAGCCTGATTCTTCTCGTGCAAGGTCAAGAGAAGTTTATCTAGTAGCTACTGGTTTTAAATTGTAG
- the yhbY gene encoding ribosome assembly RNA-binding protein YhbY yields MSLNKKQIQHLKALAHDLKPVVLLGSNGLTEAVIAEIDFALNHHELIKVKIPTDNRETKGLIVEAICRETEAEKVQVIGKTLIIYRQSEDKKIQLPKG; encoded by the coding sequence ATGAGCCTAAATAAAAAACAAATCCAACATTTAAAAGCCCTAGCACACGACTTAAAACCCGTTGTATTGCTCGGCAGCAATGGTTTAACTGAAGCCGTAATCGCAGAAATTGATTTCGCGCTTAACCACCATGAACTTATTAAAGTAAAAATCCCAACAGATAACCGTGAAACAAAAGGGTTAATTGTTGAAGCGATTTGCCGCGAAACTGAAGCTGAAAAAGTACAAGTTATCGGTAAAACGCTAATTATCTACCGCCAATCTGAAGACAAGAAGATTCAACTACCTAAAGGTTAA
- the ftsH gene encoding ATP-dependent zinc metalloprotease FtsH: MSDMAKNLILWLVIAVVLMSVFQSFSPGGSNEQQMDYTRFIQDVRQGQVREASVDRNGVIEGTKRSGEQFVTVIPGGYDRDLINDLVKQGVRAKGQLPEEPSILTSIFISWFPMLLLIGVWIFFMRQMQGGGGKGAMSFGKSKARLLSEDQIKTTFADVAGCDEAKEEVAELVDYLRDPTKFQKLGGRIPSGILMVGQPGTGKTLLAKAIAGEAKVPFFSISGSDFVEMFVGVGASRVRDMFEQAKKSAPCIIFIDEIDAVGRQRGAGLGGGHDEREQTLNQMLVEMDGFEGNEGVIVIAATNRPDVLDPALLRPGRFDRQVTVGLPDIRGREQILKVHMRKVPLADDVKASVIARGTPGFSGADLANLVNEAALFAARGSRRLVSMEEFEKAKDKILMGAERKSMVMSEDEKEMTAYHEAGHAIVGRLVPEHDPVYKVSIIPRGRALGVTMYLPEQDRFSHSKQHLESNISSLYGGRIAEEIIYGPDKVSTGASNDIERATGLARKMVTQWGLSEKMGPMLFAEEEGEVFLGRTSSKSMHMSDETAKAIDDEVKDFIDRNYQRAEQILKDNMDILHAMKDALMQYETIDANQIDDLMARCEVRAPADFDDSNSGSKPSSGSKVDEKESVEPKSPDLDEPSDLPAK; encoded by the coding sequence TTGAGCGATATGGCAAAAAATCTTATTTTATGGTTGGTAATAGCCGTCGTCCTGATGTCTGTATTCCAGTCTTTTTCTCCGGGTGGTAGTAATGAACAGCAGATGGACTATACCCGTTTTATTCAGGATGTTAGACAAGGTCAAGTGCGCGAAGCGAGCGTTGATCGCAACGGTGTTATTGAAGGCACCAAACGCAGTGGTGAGCAGTTTGTTACCGTAATCCCTGGTGGTTACGACCGCGATTTAATCAATGATCTTGTTAAACAAGGTGTACGTGCTAAAGGTCAGTTACCTGAAGAGCCAAGCATCTTAACCTCTATTTTCATCTCTTGGTTCCCAATGTTGCTGCTGATTGGTGTATGGATTTTCTTCATGCGTCAAATGCAAGGCGGTGGCGGTAAAGGCGCAATGTCATTTGGCAAATCAAAAGCGCGCCTGTTGAGCGAAGATCAAATCAAAACCACGTTTGCTGATGTTGCTGGTTGTGACGAAGCCAAAGAAGAAGTGGCAGAGCTTGTTGATTACTTGCGTGACCCAACCAAGTTCCAAAAACTAGGTGGCCGCATTCCATCAGGTATTTTGATGGTGGGTCAACCAGGTACTGGTAAAACATTACTTGCGAAAGCGATTGCGGGTGAAGCAAAAGTACCTTTCTTCTCAATTTCTGGTTCAGACTTTGTTGAAATGTTTGTTGGTGTGGGTGCTTCGCGTGTTCGTGACATGTTCGAGCAAGCAAAAAAATCTGCACCTTGTATTATCTTCATCGATGAGATTGATGCCGTAGGTCGTCAACGTGGCGCAGGTCTTGGTGGTGGTCACGACGAGCGTGAGCAAACCCTTAACCAAATGTTGGTAGAAATGGACGGTTTCGAAGGTAACGAAGGTGTTATCGTTATCGCCGCAACTAACCGCCCAGACGTACTAGACCCTGCATTGCTTCGTCCTGGTCGTTTTGACCGTCAAGTAACAGTTGGTTTACCTGACATTCGCGGTCGTGAGCAAATCTTAAAAGTTCACATGCGTAAAGTACCGTTAGCGGATGATGTCAAAGCGTCAGTTATCGCACGTGGTACACCAGGCTTCTCGGGTGCAGATTTAGCGAACTTAGTAAACGAAGCGGCACTATTTGCTGCGCGTGGTTCACGTCGCTTAGTGTCTATGGAAGAGTTTGAAAAAGCTAAAGACAAAATCTTGATGGGCGCTGAGCGCAAATCAATGGTCATGAGCGAAGACGAAAAAGAAATGACGGCTTATCACGAAGCGGGTCACGCTATTGTTGGTCGTTTAGTGCCTGAGCACGATCCTGTGTACAAAGTAAGTATCATTCCTCGCGGTCGAGCGTTAGGTGTGACTATGTACTTGCCTGAGCAAGATCGCTTCAGTCACAGCAAGCAGCATTTAGAAAGCAATATTTCTTCGCTATACGGTGGTCGAATCGCTGAAGAGATCATTTATGGCCCAGATAAAGTATCGACAGGTGCTTCAAATGATATCGAGCGTGCGACGGGCTTAGCGCGTAAAATGGTCACTCAGTGGGGCTTATCAGAGAAAATGGGTCCTATGCTATTCGCTGAAGAAGAAGGCGAAGTTTTCTTAGGTCGCACATCTTCAAAATCAATGCACATGTCTGATGAAACGGCCAAAGCGATTGACGATGAAGTAAAAGACTTCATTGATCGCAACTACCAACGTGCTGAGCAAATCCTAAAAGACAATATGGACATTTTGCACGCGATGAAAGATGCGTTAATGCAATACGAAACCATTGATGCAAACCAAATTGATGATTTGATGGCACGCTGTGAAGTACGTGCTCCGGCTGACTTTGATGATTCTAATTCAGGTTCAAAGCCAAGCTCAGGTAGCAAGGTGGATGAAAAGGAGTCGGTTGAGCCTAAATCACCTGATTTAGACGAGCCGTCAGATTTACCTGCCAAGTAA